From Candidatus Babeliales bacterium, a single genomic window includes:
- a CDS encoding ribonuclease HII, producing the protein MVKMRQTGNIKKNSFEHDAWQQQTVVVGIDEVGRGCFAGPVVAAAVILPLNKTNRMLKDSKIMTAEERNLAFAWIKSRCAYGIGIVHHRTIDQRNIWQSTLIAMKKALIHALETTSVRPSAILIDAMPLDLSGTHFHDIPVYYFPKGETKSSSIAAASIVAKVTRDAMMELYDVAIPGYAWSDNRGYGTPAHKRAIKNHDYSFIHRVSFLTKLLQEGEKKEEQLDMFSNPSIHSSSLGNLGEHSGRVELESLREDSELADLFFSARPECSP; encoded by the coding sequence ATGGTCAAAATGAGACAAACAGGCAATATAAAAAAGAATTCCTTTGAGCATGATGCCTGGCAACAGCAGACAGTCGTGGTAGGTATTGATGAAGTTGGCAGGGGTTGCTTTGCTGGTCCAGTGGTAGCTGCGGCGGTTATTTTGCCGCTCAACAAGACCAATCGGATGCTTAAAGATTCCAAAATTATGACTGCCGAGGAACGAAACCTCGCTTTTGCATGGATTAAGAGCCGCTGTGCGTATGGTATTGGCATTGTTCATCACCGTACCATAGACCAGCGGAATATTTGGCAGTCGACGCTCATTGCTATGAAAAAAGCCCTTATACATGCACTTGAGACCACATCTGTCCGACCATCGGCAATTCTTATTGATGCTATGCCATTAGATCTCTCTGGTACGCATTTTCATGATATTCCTGTCTATTATTTTCCCAAAGGCGAGACTAAATCTAGTTCTATTGCTGCAGCATCTATTGTTGCTAAAGTTACCAGGGATGCCATGATGGAGTTGTATGATGTGGCAATTCCTGGTTATGCATGGTCAGATAACAGAGGCTATGGTACTCCTGCGCATAAAAGAGCAATTAAGAATCATGATTATTCTTTTATCCATCGGGTAAGCTTTTTGACTAAGTTGTTACAAGAAGGCGAAAAAAAAGAAGAACAGTTGGATATGTTCTCTAACCCTTCGATACACTCCTCTTCGTTAGGAAACTTAGGCGAGCACTCAGGGCGAGTGGAATTGGAATCTTTACGTGAAGATTCGGAGCTCGCTGATTTATTTTTTTCCGCTCGTCCTGAGTGTTCTCCGTAG
- a CDS encoding XRE family transcriptional regulator: protein MISISTQLRVKELLREKGWTTKILAEKTGMSESYLTHIKNGTRRWNEDSLRKLSQAFEISPIDLFAEHRQRTDDIDKNVSMPEQSDLELQVKVVPVVGEVPSNPSPYNNQLMQVTTGYKDVFVPVFNSADNAMFALCVENNAMAPTFVKGDYLIVSPEVWTRSGDIAAVEFGNDTPTKAVMQVTYTEDFIVLESVNHKQPPIALVRGKDHFRIIGRVIQRSQKFA from the coding sequence ATGATTTCAATTTCAACTCAATTACGCGTAAAAGAACTTTTAAGAGAAAAAGGCTGGACAACTAAGATTTTAGCAGAAAAAACTGGTATGTCTGAAAGTTACCTCACTCATATTAAAAATGGCACTCGTCGCTGGAACGAAGATTCATTAAGAAAATTATCCCAAGCATTCGAAATCAGCCCAATTGATTTATTCGCTGAACACCGCCAACGCACTGATGACATTGATAAAAATGTCAGCATGCCAGAGCAATCTGACCTTGAATTACAAGTTAAAGTAGTTCCTGTTGTTGGAGAAGTTCCATCAAACCCATCTCCTTATAACAACCAATTAATGCAAGTTACAACCGGTTACAAAGATGTGTTTGTTCCTGTATTCAACTCAGCTGATAATGCAATGTTTGCTCTATGTGTTGAAAACAACGCAATGGCACCAACATTTGTAAAAGGTGATTACTTAATCGTTTCTCCAGAAGTGTGGACACGTTCAGGTGATATCGCTGCTGTTGAATTTGGCAACGATACTCCAACTAAAGCAGTGATGCAAGTTACCTATACTGAAGACTTTATTGTTCTTGAATCAGTCAACCACAAACAACCTCCTATAGCGTTGGTTCGTGGTAAAGATCACTTCAGAATAATTGGTCGTGTTATCCAACGCAGCCAAAAATTTGCATAA
- the rpsF gene encoding 30S ribosomal protein S6: MLRQYEALLLTVPEITGDEVKHLETQLDKVVKAGTGSVISFERWGKYKLAYEINKSDYGVFFLTRFEIPQATTILEDMKHLLKVKLNNVVMRDMISVLDPKHPLTYQRPRSLEEAPAREAEGFSRENKMPGFFSADDRDDIDED; this comes from the coding sequence ATGTTGCGACAATACGAGGCATTATTGCTTACCGTGCCGGAAATTACCGGTGACGAAGTAAAACACCTTGAAACTCAGCTTGATAAAGTTGTCAAAGCTGGCACAGGTTCCGTCATTTCTTTTGAACGTTGGGGAAAATATAAATTAGCATACGAAATCAATAAAAGTGATTACGGTGTTTTCTTCCTTACACGTTTCGAAATTCCACAAGCTACAACTATTCTTGAAGACATGAAACATTTGCTTAAAGTAAAACTTAACAATGTTGTCATGCGCGATATGATTTCAGTTCTTGATCCAAAACATCCACTTACCTACCAGCGCCCGCGTTCTCTTGAAGAAGCGCCAGCGCGTGAAGCTGAAGGATTCTCTAGAGAAAATAAAATGCCTGGATTCTTCTCTGCAGATGACAGAGATGATATTGACGAAGATTAA
- the rpsR gene encoding 30S ribosomal protein S18 has product MTKKIKLKISARLVKKRSRRGNGNRSKMCRFCSDKEQVYGIDYKNATFLKGFLTERGKILPSRISGACARHQRVISQEIRKSRVMALLPYSGPAF; this is encoded by the coding sequence ATGACAAAAAAAATTAAACTAAAAATCAGCGCACGTTTGGTTAAGAAACGCTCGCGTCGTGGCAACGGTAATCGTTCTAAAATGTGTCGCTTCTGTTCTGATAAAGAGCAAGTGTACGGAATTGATTACAAAAATGCTACATTCCTCAAAGGGTTTTTGACAGAGCGTGGTAAAATATTACCTTCTCGTATTTCTGGTGCATGCGCACGTCACCAACGTGTAATTTCACAAGAAATTAGAAAATCCCGTGTTATGGCATTATTACCATACTCAGGGCCAGCATTTTAA